The following proteins are encoded in a genomic region of Cataglyphis hispanica isolate Lineage 1 chromosome 1, ULB_Chis1_1.0, whole genome shotgun sequence:
- the LOC126854393 gene encoding exonuclease mut-7 homolog, which yields MDTDLLFFSFIDNATKAWLDTLHRMWALWKKCDGVSKTLTDYFETAPNPYLSTLRILVNISDFDHMTNSKSLAFAVIEEFSNWIKERKEGYKEFLVPDLKLAAFKLIKQKHMKQMLLIKNVSNIYDFVEHKDMFLQSIKEMIRDKEYKEAAQYVAMLKLQSHFMDPEILLLPLILQNKLQVVDEFLVDCQDVQKALTTYLDNLIAPGKNVQIILERFIYENDIPEVKISLTQVRPITKLIARLIKQYNLSPDVCPHLNTKRNEGALQFIIHKRYVDGSLNVASWREMVREAIGDDIKLQKELLLMLINVNDAQEGLYWAREYRIPKQEWPWMIVHAEENEGEEETEEEGAQGVNDGASTSKDENWEPIEDNQNYHILKLPRESINVVDNGRLFEEFLDNGLRNVTIVGIDLEWKPSFGTKQPELALIQVATEDNVYILDVTTLGNELPELWAELGLMLFGNKNIIKIGFGIAHDITVIRNSIPTLSSIKNHGQGYLDLMILWRKLSEDYNFIFPYKGDPNFTSKSLSKLVELCFGQRLDKSDQFSNWELRPLRESQIIYAALDAYCLLEIYKVLADYSADMDIPFEDICAEIQHIPQTHKKPTTNKTTHKKAIYSNPATSDRDNENYRANAGASPKYVTASKYKSMGKQGYHNKQNKSEHLGILRIANDGRHDNQKRYDNRDNQNRDRCARVGIIQIANDTRSDNQRKYDNYNNHNQITYGHIGMMRGANGARYENEKRHDNRENYNRFDNYENHNRYDHPNRYGNQSRRNNSDKYDKQIDRREDVQNRFLDKLEKMNRSESRMQRQHQGDPVIAHTWRVVCDSMLGGLSSKLRMCGVDCIHVLFDQGGDDSAKLAMRENRILLTRNKNYERFKQYLPLKNCYRIMADTPDNQLREILCYFGVVVTQNDIFSRCQICNCDEFVKVPKQLMDDLVQSFVKIIRKNNYRVLPNQVDSVKGKADVGDDNDDFELARNSNNYFTNSEHRTWRLSTDTIEVATCTTRYQMRIQIDKVPLKVLKNVQIFYICEHCGKIYWDGSHLERALNGVIKDLIVKQ from the exons ATGGACACggatttattattcttctcgTTCATAGATAATGCCACGAAAGCATGGCTCGACACTCTGCATCGGATGTGGGCGTTAT GGAAGAAGTGTGACGGTGTTAGCAAAACATTAACGGATTACTTCGAAACAGCACCAAATCCATATCTCAGCACATTGAGAATCCTTGTCAACATTTCTGATTTTGATCATATGACAAACAGCAAATCGCTTGCATTTGcag TGATAgaagaattttcaaattggataaaagagagaaaagaaggttATAAGGAATTTCTTGTTCCTGATTTGAAGTTAGCagctttcaaattaataaagcaaaaacATATGAAACAAATGCTGCTAATTAAGAatgtttctaatatatatgattttgtgGAACATAAAGATATGTTTCTACAATCAATAAAG gaaatGATACGAGATAAAGAATATAAGGAGGCTGCACAATATGTTGCAATGTTAAAATTGCAGAGTCATTTTATGGATCcagaaatattgttattaccacttatattacaaaataagttACAAGTAGTTGATGAATTTCTAGTTGACTGCCAAGATGTTCAAAAGGCTTTAACAACTTATTTAGACAACTTGATAGCACCaggaaaaaatgtacaaatcaTATTGGAAAGATTTATCTA TGAAAATGATATTCCAGAGGTTAAAATATCGTTAACACAAGTTCGTCCAATAACTAAGCTTATTGCACGTCTAATAAAGCAGTACAATTTGTCACCTGATGTATGTCCACACTTAAACACAAAACGAAACGAAGGAgcattgcaatttattatacataaacgtTATGTAGATGGTAGTTTAA atgTTGCTAGCTGGAGGGAGATGGTGAGAGAGGCAATAGGAGATGacattaaattgcaaaaggAATTACTtcttatgttaattaatgtCAATGATGCACAAGAAGGTTTATATTGGGCGAGGGAATATAGAATACCTAAACAAGAATGGCCATGGATGATTGTACATGCAGAAGAAAATgaaggagaagaagaaacAGAAGAAGAAGGTGCGCAAg GGGTAAATGATGGAGCTTCTACGAGCAAAGATGAAAATTGGGAACCAATCGaagataatcaaaattatcacattttGAAATTACCAAGAGAATCTATTAATGTAGTGGATAATGGACGCTTATTTGAAGAATTCCTTGATAATGGATTGAGGAATGTTACTATAGTTGGAATTGATTTAGAGTGGAAACCTAGTTTTG GAACTAAGCAACCAGAACTAGCACTTATACAAGTTGCTACTGAggataatgtttatattttggaTGTGACTACTCTTGGTAATGAATTACCTGAACTCTGGGCTGAACTTGGTCTTATGTtgtttggaaataaaaatattattaaaatag GATTTGGAATAGCACACGACATAACAGTGATACGCAATAGTATACCTACATTGTCGTCTATTAAAAACCATGGCCAAGGTTACCTCGATTTGATGATTTTGTGGAGAAAATTATCAGAAGATTACAACTTTATTTTCCCATACAAAGGTGACCCAAACTTCACAAGCAAGAGTTTAAGTAAACTTGTGGAACTATGTTTTGGACAAAGATTGGACAAGTCTGATCAATTCTCAAATTGGGAACTAAGACCTCTTAGAGAAagtcaaataatatatgctg CATTGGATGCTTATTGTTTGTTGGAAATATATAAGGTATTAGCGGATTATTCAGCAGATATGGATATACCGTTTGAAGATATTTGTGCAGAAATACAGCACATTCCACAGACACATAAAAAACCGACCACAAATAAAACCACACATAag AAAGCTATATATTCAAATCCTGCAACATCTGATAGAGACAATGAGAATTATCGCGCGAATGCAGGAGCTTCACCAAAATACGTAACGGCATCTAAATACAAATCTATGGGTAAACAGGGATATCATAATAAACAGAATAAATCTGAGCATCTGGGAATACTTAGAATAGCTAATGATGGAAGACACGATAATCAAAAGAGATATGACAATCGTGATAATCAGAATCGAGACAGATGCGCGCGTGTCGGAATAATTCAGATAGCTAATGACACAAGAAGTGATAACCAAAGGAAAtatgacaattataataatcataatcagATCACATACGGACACATCGGAATGATGCGAGGGGCTAACGGTGCAAGATATGAGAATGAAAAGAGACACGATAATCGTGagaattataatagatttgaCAACTACGAGAATCATAATAGATATGACCATCCAAACAGATACGGTAATCAAAGTAGACGCAATAATTCTGATAAATACGACAAACAGATCGATAGACGGGAGGATGTTCAGAATAGATTTCTGGACAAGCTTGAAAAGATGAATAGATCGGAATCCAGAATGCAGCGACAACATCAAGGAGATCCGGTCATCGCGCATACGTGGCGCGTTGTATGCGATTCGATGTTGGGTGGCTTGAGCAGCAAGCTACGGATGTGCGGTGTAGATTGCATACACGTTTTATTTGATCAGGGTGGAGACGATTCTGCCAAATTGGCAATGCGTGAAAACAGGATTTTGCtaacgcgtaataaaaattacgaaaga TTCAAGCAGTATTTACCACTAAAGAACTGCTATAGAATAATGGCCGACACACCTGACAATCAATTGCgcgaaattttatgttatttcgGCGTAGTTGTTAcacaaaatgatattttcagTCGATGTCAAATATGTAATTGCGATGAATTCGTTAAAGTCCCGAAGCAATTAATGGACGATCTTGTGCAAAG CTTcgtgaaaattataagaaaaaacaattatcgAGTGCTGCCTAATCAAGTCGATAGCGTAAAAGGAAAAGCTGATGTTGGTGATGATAATGACGATTTTGAACTTGCTCGGAATTCgaacaattattttacgaatagCGAGCATCGCACATGGCGTCTGTCCACAGACACTATCGAGGTCGCCACCTGTACAACGAGATATCAAATGCGAATACAAATCGATAAGGTCCCACTGAAAGTATTGAAGAATGTACAGATCTTTTATATCTGCGAACActgtggaaaaatatattgggaTGGTTCACACTTGGAGCGAGCTCTTAATGGTGTTATCAAAGATTTAATCGTTAAACAATAA